AAATCGAAGGAATCGTCTATTTGTTTAACAATCGCCAGACAATGGAGAGAGTGGCAGAGGAAATTAAGCAAAGAGGAGAGAGAACGGGAGCAGCAGATTCAGAAGACAAATACGAACGCTATGGATTATTTTTTGCCGAACCAATTGGGTATATCCTAAAATTAGATGGAACGAGAATCCCTCTCCACTATGGAGAAATAAAAATAAAAAAAAGCACAGGAAAATATCATGTCATACCTCGTACCAGACCGCGCACCACAAAATCCTGAAAACGCAAAAACGCAAATTACGCCAACAGAAAAAACACAATGGGAATTTGCCGAAATCTGGGTAGATCCTTGGCTTTCACCCCCCTATATTCTGATGTTAGTTAAAGAACAATCCGGTAAATTCTCGATTCAAAATCCCGCACAAAACTATCAATCTATCTTTACCAGCGATACTTACGAAGAAAGTCTTATGTGGTTACTGGAAGATGAATATGAGCGAGTCACAGGTCGCTTTTGCCAACCAGAGTAAAAGCAAGGCGATAAGCCTATTTTACCCGAAAAAGAAACCCGGTTTCTGAGTCTCCGAGTTCTGCGCCAAGAAAGAAACCGGGGTTTTTTCTATGCTTTACCCAGAATAACTCAGGAAAATAGTAAAAACCCGGTTTCTGATTTTCTCTTAGCATCAGCTTGCCAACTCTAATCCCTGATAAACATCCTCAGAATCAGCATTCAAATAAGGACGCTGCCAATCAATCCCCAACCCAGAAAACTGCTCAGAAATAGCAGCAATCCGACCCGCCGCAGAATTGTCCTCCTGTTGCCAAGCCATCAACAACCCATTGGCTATAATCTGACAGCGATTCATCCCAAAACTTTCCTCACTGCCA
This portion of the Microcystis aeruginosa NIES-2549 genome encodes:
- a CDS encoding DUF6972 family protein → MSGINREIYLENRTSLIDKHLPETEKSQRELEIEGIVYLFNNRQTMERVAEEIKQRGERTGAADSEDKYERYGLFFAEPIGYILKLDGTRIPLHYGEIKIKKSTGKYHVIPRTRPRTTKS